In Phoenix dactylifera cultivar Barhee BC4 chromosome 11, palm_55x_up_171113_PBpolish2nd_filt_p, whole genome shotgun sequence, the following are encoded in one genomic region:
- the LOC103719836 gene encoding NDR1/HIN1-like protein 13, which produces MPRESQEQHSQSRGTHPRHPKLGRGQPTHPAWWFAGACCALMWTIIILGGLLVLIFYLVFRPKSPRLDIQSATLNAAYLDTGGLLNADVTILANFSNPNRKVNVAFSYVQVDLFFLGTMVASQAVEPFAERHRQSALKNLHMVASEVALPREAAEEWRRGTSEEGVALELAGRFRTRSDFGKWIHFTYWLYGRCTIVIGAPPSGVLISSRCRTKR; this is translated from the coding sequence ATGCCAAGAGAAAGCCAAGAACAGCACTCCCAAAGCCGCGGAACCCACCCAAGGCATCCCAAGCTCGGGCGGGGGCAGCCCACCCACCCGGCCTGGTGGTTCGCCGGGGCCTGCTGCGCCCTCATGTGGACCATCATCatcctcggcggcctcctcgtCCTCATATTTTACCTCGTCTTCCGCCCCAAGAGCCCCCGCCTGGACATCCAGAGCGCCACCCTCAACGCCGCCTACCTCGACACCGGCGGCCTCCTCAACGCCGACGTCACGATCCTCGCCAACTTCTCGAATCCGAACCGCAAGGTGAACGTGGCCTTCAGCTACGTGCAGGTGGACCTCTTCTTCCTGGGGACGATGGTCGCGTCGCAGGCGGTGGAACCGTTCGCCGAGCGGCATAGGCAGTCGGCGCTGAAGAACTTGCACATGGTGGCGAGCGAGGTGGCGCTGCCGCGGGAGGCCGCGGAGGAGTGGCGGCGGGGGACGTCGGAGGAGGGGGTGGCGCTGGAGTTAGCGGGGAGGTTCAGGACGCGGTCGGACTTTGGCAAGTGGATCCACTTCACATACTGGCTCTATGGGCGGTGCACCATCGTGATCGGCGCGCCCCCCAGCGGAGTTCTGATATCCAGCCGGTGTAGGACGAAACGCTGA
- the LOC103719829 gene encoding serine/threonine-protein kinase AFC2 isoform X2, whose translation MGEGTFGQVLECWDRERKEMVAIKIVRGIKKYREAAMIEIDVLQQLGKHDRSGNRCVQIRNWFDYRNHICIVFEKLGPSLYDFLRKNGYRPFPIDLVRELGRQLLESVAYMHDLHLIHTDLKPENILLVSSEYIKVPDGSYSKRLPKSSAIKLIDFGSTTYDHHDHSYIVSTRHYRAPEVILGLGWSRPCDIWSVGCILVELCSGEVLFQTHENLEHLAMMERVLGPLPQHMLKRIDGHAEKYFRRGRLNWPEGAASRESIRAVQKLLRLQNLVMQHVDHSAGDLIDLLQGLLRYEPSNRLTAHEALRHPFFTRNLHWRS comes from the exons ATGGGTGAAG GTACTTTTGGTCAGGTTTTGGAATGTTGGGATAGGGAAAGGAAAGAAATGGTAGCAATAAAAATTGTTCGTGGTATCAAGAAATATCGAGAGGCTGCTATGATAGAGATTGATGTGCTCCAGCAGCTTGGCAAACATGATAGGAGTGGTAACCG TTGTGTGCAAATACGGAACTGGTTTGACTATCGTAACCATATTTGTATC gtatttgagaagcttggacCAAGCTTATATGATTTTCTACGGAAAAATGGTTATCGCCCATTTCCTATTGACCTAGTTCGGGAGCTTGGCAGACAGTTGTTGGAATCTGTTGCAT ATATGCATGATTTACACCTCATTCATACTGATTTAAAGCCAGAGAACATTCTTCTTGTTTCATCAGAGTACATTAAAGTGCCTGATGGTTCGTACTCGAAGAGATTGCCCAAGTCAAGTGCTATCAAgttgattgattttggaagcacTACTTATGATCACCACGATCATAGCTACATAGTATCAACAAGGCATTATAGGGCCCCTGAGGTTATTCTTG GACTTGGATGGAGTCGTCCGTGTGATATATGGAGTGTGGGCTGTATTCTAGTGGAACTTTGCTCG GGCGAGGTGCTTTTTCAGACCCATGAGAACTTGGAACACCTGGCCATGATGGAGAGAGTATTAGGTCCTTTGCCCCAGCATATGCTGAAGAGGATTGA CGGACATGCTGAGAAATATTTTAGAAGAGGTCGGTTAAACTGGCCAGAGGGTGCTGCTTCAAGAGAGAGCATCAGGGCTGTTCAAAAGCTGCTGCGCCTTCAG AACTTAGTGATGCAGCATGTGGATCACTCTGCAGGCGATCTCATTGACCTCTTGCAGGGTCTCCTTAGGTACGAGCCGTCTAATAGGTTGACTGCTCATGAAGCCCTCAGGCATCCGTTTTTTACAAGAAATCTTCATTGGAGGTCATAG
- the LOC103719829 gene encoding serine/threonine-protein kinase AFC2 isoform X1 has protein sequence MECLTELPHTHMDRRPRKRPRMGWDVAQLPKAQIGMLCGQEVGDVTSLVSSGAPSDHACSLYSKGVARNASPPWREDDKDGHYMFALGENLTSRYKIYRKMGEGTFGQVLECWDRERKEMVAIKIVRGIKKYREAAMIEIDVLQQLGKHDRSGNRCVQIRNWFDYRNHICIVFEKLGPSLYDFLRKNGYRPFPIDLVRELGRQLLESVAYMHDLHLIHTDLKPENILLVSSEYIKVPDGSYSKRLPKSSAIKLIDFGSTTYDHHDHSYIVSTRHYRAPEVILGLGWSRPCDIWSVGCILVELCSGEVLFQTHENLEHLAMMERVLGPLPQHMLKRIDGHAEKYFRRGRLNWPEGAASRESIRAVQKLLRLQNLVMQHVDHSAGDLIDLLQGLLRYEPSNRLTAHEALRHPFFTRNLHWRS, from the exons ATGGAGTGCCTCACGGAGCTCCCCCACACCCACATGGATCGCCGCCCCAGGAAGCGTCCGAGGATGGGTTGGGACGTCGCGCAGCTCCCAAAA GCTCAGATAGGAATGTTATGTGGGCAAGAAGTTGGAGATGTGACCAGTTTGGTATCTTCGGGGGCACCATCAGACCATGCTTGTTCTCTGTATTCGAAGGGAGTGGCTCGAAATGCTTCTCCTCCTTGGAGAGAAGATGATAAAGATGGGCATTACATGTTTGCGCTCGGAGAGAATTTGACCTCTCGCT ATAAAATTTACCGAAAAATGGGTGAAG GTACTTTTGGTCAGGTTTTGGAATGTTGGGATAGGGAAAGGAAAGAAATGGTAGCAATAAAAATTGTTCGTGGTATCAAGAAATATCGAGAGGCTGCTATGATAGAGATTGATGTGCTCCAGCAGCTTGGCAAACATGATAGGAGTGGTAACCG TTGTGTGCAAATACGGAACTGGTTTGACTATCGTAACCATATTTGTATC gtatttgagaagcttggacCAAGCTTATATGATTTTCTACGGAAAAATGGTTATCGCCCATTTCCTATTGACCTAGTTCGGGAGCTTGGCAGACAGTTGTTGGAATCTGTTGCAT ATATGCATGATTTACACCTCATTCATACTGATTTAAAGCCAGAGAACATTCTTCTTGTTTCATCAGAGTACATTAAAGTGCCTGATGGTTCGTACTCGAAGAGATTGCCCAAGTCAAGTGCTATCAAgttgattgattttggaagcacTACTTATGATCACCACGATCATAGCTACATAGTATCAACAAGGCATTATAGGGCCCCTGAGGTTATTCTTG GACTTGGATGGAGTCGTCCGTGTGATATATGGAGTGTGGGCTGTATTCTAGTGGAACTTTGCTCG GGCGAGGTGCTTTTTCAGACCCATGAGAACTTGGAACACCTGGCCATGATGGAGAGAGTATTAGGTCCTTTGCCCCAGCATATGCTGAAGAGGATTGA CGGACATGCTGAGAAATATTTTAGAAGAGGTCGGTTAAACTGGCCAGAGGGTGCTGCTTCAAGAGAGAGCATCAGGGCTGTTCAAAAGCTGCTGCGCCTTCAG AACTTAGTGATGCAGCATGTGGATCACTCTGCAGGCGATCTCATTGACCTCTTGCAGGGTCTCCTTAGGTACGAGCCGTCTAATAGGTTGACTGCTCATGAAGCCCTCAGGCATCCGTTTTTTACAAGAAATCTTCATTGGAGGTCATAG
- the LOC103719829 gene encoding serine/threonine-protein kinase AFC1 isoform X3, giving the protein MCSSSLANMIGVVTDMHDLHLIHTDLKPENILLVSSEYIKVPDGSYSKRLPKSSAIKLIDFGSTTYDHHDHSYIVSTRHYRAPEVILGLGWSRPCDIWSVGCILVELCSGEVLFQTHENLEHLAMMERVLGPLPQHMLKRIDGHAEKYFRRGRLNWPEGAASRESIRAVQKLLRLQNLVMQHVDHSAGDLIDLLQGLLRYEPSNRLTAHEALRHPFFTRNLHWRS; this is encoded by the exons ATGTGCTCCAGCAGCTTGGCAAACATGATAGGAGTGGTAACCG ATATGCATGATTTACACCTCATTCATACTGATTTAAAGCCAGAGAACATTCTTCTTGTTTCATCAGAGTACATTAAAGTGCCTGATGGTTCGTACTCGAAGAGATTGCCCAAGTCAAGTGCTATCAAgttgattgattttggaagcacTACTTATGATCACCACGATCATAGCTACATAGTATCAACAAGGCATTATAGGGCCCCTGAGGTTATTCTTG GACTTGGATGGAGTCGTCCGTGTGATATATGGAGTGTGGGCTGTATTCTAGTGGAACTTTGCTCG GGCGAGGTGCTTTTTCAGACCCATGAGAACTTGGAACACCTGGCCATGATGGAGAGAGTATTAGGTCCTTTGCCCCAGCATATGCTGAAGAGGATTGA CGGACATGCTGAGAAATATTTTAGAAGAGGTCGGTTAAACTGGCCAGAGGGTGCTGCTTCAAGAGAGAGCATCAGGGCTGTTCAAAAGCTGCTGCGCCTTCAG AACTTAGTGATGCAGCATGTGGATCACTCTGCAGGCGATCTCATTGACCTCTTGCAGGGTCTCCTTAGGTACGAGCCGTCTAATAGGTTGACTGCTCATGAAGCCCTCAGGCATCCGTTTTTTACAAGAAATCTTCATTGGAGGTCATAG